A window of Paenibacillus phoenicis genomic DNA:
CCTCTGCTTGTGCGGCGGAAGCTGGAGTCTTTTACCGCGGAAACCGCGCGTCTTCTGCCGGATGACGGTCCGGCGGAAAAACCCGCCAGCTTCGGAAGCGGCGCTCGCATTCAAGCCTCCGAGGAGAATGAACTATGAGACCGTCCAGCAAATCGGGGAAAATAAACGAGCCGGACGTTTCGACGCGTGAATCCCGCAGGCGTGCACGCCGCTCGGAACGAAACGATGCGAAGGACCGCTGGATGATCACCTATGCGGATTTGATTACGCTGTTGTTGATTTTTTTCGTGATGATGTATGCCATGAGCCGGTTAGACGTGGAAAAATATGAAGTTGTGACCTCCTCCCTCCAGCAAACGTTTAAAGGCGGCGATTCCATTCTGGAGTTAGGCAGCGGGATTACAGGCACCGCAGACCGGTACAGTCACAAAAATCCGCCGGCCTCGGCAGATAGCGGCAGCAAGCAAGGCGAAGGACAAGGCACGACAGGACAAGCGGACAGCAGCGGACAGGCTCCGTTGACCGAACGGGAGCTTGCTTTTCGCAAGCAGGAGGAAGAGCTCGCCAACTTGATGAAGCTCATTGAGAGTTACATCAAGGACAATTCGCTGGAGGATCAAATCCACGTGGCTGACTTGCCTCAGGGCATTTCGATCACGTTAAGCGACCGGTTTCTGTTCGACACCGGCAAGGCCGACCTCAAAAGCGGCTCCGCCAAAACGCTCGCCAAGCTAGCCAGCTTGTTCCGGCAGCTCGACACCGTGATCAGTATCGAGGGCCATACCGACAACCTGCCGATTGTGTACGCGTCGGAGTTCAAAGACAACTGGGAGCTGTCGGGGGCAAGGGCACTTTCGGTGTTGCGGTTTTTCGTCGACAAGGAGAAGCTGGATCCGCAGCAATTCCAATACGCCGGCTACGCCGACACCCGCCCCGCCGCCGACAACGACACCCCCGAAGGCCGCCAGAAGAACCGCCGGGTGGAAATCACGGTGTTGCGGCAGTTGCAGCAGTAGGGGGGATGTGGAATGGGACTACGTTTGTTTGAGCGTCCGCAATGATGCTGGTGCTCTTTTCCCTTATCCCGCGCTCTAACGGACCACAATGACGTTATTTGCTATTTCCCGGACGATTTCCCCGGCTAACGGACCGGAATGACCTTATTACTTGTTTTTTCGTTATTTATGTCTGATATCACGCCAAATAACGTCACTGGAGTCCGTTGCTATGAACGTTTTTGTCAAGCCCTCGGTTTTAAATCTGCCTGAGCACGTGGCGCGAGAGCAAAAATGCGAGCGACGGTCGGCACGCTGCTATCCGTGGGTTGGTTACCACATGTTATGCCTTCGTCAGGGAGAGCCCTTGCAAGCTAGAAACGCACGTTCAGTTTCTTTCAAAACCTAGTGCAAACGGACTACGCAAATTCTCTCCTGAACCTTCGTTTGCTCCCGGGCCTCGTGCTCCGGCGTGAGCTTGTCAAGCGTCTTCCTTGACAAGCGGTGGGGTACAATTCAACACTTTTCCAAATCCTCATCGAAGATGAGGAACGCCACACGGCGAGTGTGGGGGTGCAGGGGGCAACGTCCCCTGCGTCCTTCATCGTCCAAAGGCGTTAGGAGGCTGCTGGCTGCTCCACGGTTCGAGCAACCGCCCATATGAACCCAATCAATTCCCGGGCCACCGCACCGACGGCCACATTCTTGTGCTTGTTCTTTCCAAACACAAGATGACGGTATTTGTAATGCAATCTTTCTTGCGCCTTCCAGGATAACAGCTGTACGTCGGCGGGCATACCATCTAATCGCTTAGCGAGATCCCCTTTTACGGCAGGACGGTGACGGTAACTCCAAGCGGACTCCACCAAAGTCCGTCGTAAGCGGCCATTTCCGGCTTTGGTCATGCTGCCGCGTCGAGTACTTAGGCCCGTGGAATACTCACGAGGGACCAGTCCCAAGTACGCCATCAGTTGCGCAGGGGAGCGAAAACGCGCAAAGGTTCCGATTTCAGCCGCAAGGGTAATGGCTGTAAGCAATCCAATCCCCCGTAGGGACTGAAGAGCTTGGATCAGAGAAGCCTTAGAACCGGTCGCAGCTTGCTGGACCAGTGCTTTTTCTAGGCGCCCCATGCGTTGCTCGATCTCATCCAAAGTATGAAGCATTTCGCTGAATGCCACGTGCATGGACTCATACGGGAACGTAAGCTGCCCTAACCAGACGCGATACTTCTTGGTCCAGCGACGCTTTATGGTGGCGGGTGGTTCAATCTGGTGACGAAGCAGGAATTTCAAGATCCGCTGACGAGCCCGGTGGGCATCTTCCTTGGCAGCTTCACGGGCGCGAACCAATTCCCGTAGAGCCTCATCTTCCCGTTCGGGGACGTAAACGGGAGTGAGCTCTCCTGCACGATACAAACGCGCGAGTTGCTCGGCATCCCGTCGATCTGTTTTCACTTGGTCGCCGGGGCGTTTGGGAATGAGCGATGGAGCAATGACGACACAGTGGGCCCCCATGGAGGTGATCCAGCGATAGGTTTCGTAACCTGTGGGTCCTGCCTCGTAGCAAAACGATAGCGTTTCGGCCGCTCCCAGCTCTTTGATAAGCTTGCGTAACGCTGCCGGTGTGTGGGGAATGGTTCCGTAATAGCGTGGAGCTTCCCCGCTCACATCTGCAATCGCAACCGAAATTTTTTCTTTGGATACATCTAAACCGACGAATTTTGTGGTAGACTGCATAGTATCAGCTCTCCTTTGCTATGTAGCTCTGAAATGGTTTGGGTTAATCACTATCCATTTTAACCTACGAGATGTAGCAATTTGGAGGGCTGTCTTTGTTTTACGTTCATCTTAGCTAGATTTCACGAGGGGGAACTGTGAACGAAATAAGGGCTCTACGGTCCGTTACCGTTACAGACAACATAACACCTGAGCTTTTTATGAAGCACTCAACCATTGCATGCATACGTCAAACGAGATAAACTAAGCTCAAATCGGACGTGAAGCACACGCCGTCTTGATACCTCGCCCCTTAGTGGTGAAAAGGTATCGGGACGGCGTTTTTGTTTTCACAATTGGAGAAAGGTGGAGATGGGATGAAATTTGAACAAGCATTTGATGCGTGGATGGCACAACAAATGGAGGAGGAGAAGAATCCTAGACGATTGGAGCTCCTCAAAAAGGGGTTGGGGCACGGCACCATGGAGTTTTTGAGGTTCGTATGGTTCCCTGCCGTTGGACAATTTGATCACTTATACCCGGAGTGGGAGGTACGCGACTTTAATAACGGTTACCGATACTTGGACCTCGCTTATCTCCCAGGGGCAGGCTCGGCTAAGGGGGCGATTGAGATTCAAGGATACGGCCCCCATGCAAGAGATCTAGATGTCCGACGTTTTAAAGATTTATGTTGGCGTCACAGTTTATTGGCTTTGGATGGTTGGACGTTACTCCCTATCGCTTACTTGTCTATTGTAGAGGAGCCGAAGCAATGCCAACAGCTGGTCCTGTCTTTTGTCGGCAAATTCATGACCCTTGCAGTACAACCAGATTTAGATTGGCTTGAGGCGGAAACAGTACGTTTTGCGAGACGTCTGCTACGGCCCTTTAGTCCATTGGAACTTTCGGAGCATTTGCGGATTACGGATCGACACGCCAGACGCATATTGCACGGGTTAGCTCAAAAACAGCAATTATCTGTTGCAAGCGGGAAGCACCGATATCGGACATATTGTCTTGTGCGTTGAGAAGCGGGGGTCGGGCAACTTCCAGCAGTGGATTTGCCGTATGGTGGGTCTACCCATATGTGATGTGAGACGTAGCTCTCTGCTCCGGATTTCTAGCTAAGATGAACGTAAACAAAAGACAGCCCTCCAAATTGCTACATCTCGTAGGTTAAAATGGAAAGTGTAAACCAAACCATTTCAGAGCTACATAGCAAAGGAGAGCTGATACTATGTAGTCTACCACAAAATTCGTCGGTTTAGATGTATCCAAAGAAAAAATTTCGGTTGCGATTGCAGATGTGGGTGGGGAGTCACCCCGCTATTATGGGACTATCCCTCATACGGCGGCGGCATTACGCAAACTTATCAAGGAACTGGGTCCGGCCGAAAACCTCTCGTTTTGTTATGAGGCCGGTCCCACAGGCTATGAAACTTACCGGTGGATTACTTCCATGGGAGCCGAGTGCGTTGTCATTGCGCCTTCACTTATTCCCAAACGCCCCGGCGACCAAGTGAAAACAGATCGACGGGATGCGGAGCAACTCGCACGTTTGTATCGTGCAGGAGAACTCACTCCCATTTACGTCCCCGAGCGGGAAGATAAGGCTCTGCGAGAATTGGTTCGCGCCCGGGAAACGGCCAAGGAAGATGCCCATCGGGCTCGTCAGCGGATCTTGAAGTTCCTGCTTCGTCACCAGATTGAACCGCCAGCCACCATAAAGCGTCGCTGGACCAAGAAGTATCGCGTCTGGTTAGGGCAGCTTACGTTCCCGTATGAGTCCATACACGTGGCATTCAGTGAAATGCTTCATGCCTTAGATGAAATCGAGCAGCGCAAGGGGCGCCTAGAAAAAGCACTGGTCCAGCAAGCTGCGACCGGTTCTAAGGCTTCTCTGATCCAAGCTCTTCAGTCCCTACGGGGGATTGGATTGCTTACAGCCATTACCCTTGAGACACTTGACAAGCTCACGCCGGAGCACGAGGCCCGGGAGCAAACGAAGGTTTGGGAGAGAATTTGCGTGGTCCGTTTGCACTAGGTTTTGAAAGAAACTGACCGTGCGTCTCTAGCTTTGCAAAAGCTCTCCTTGACGAAAGTAACCAACCCACGGATAGCAGCGTGCCGACCGTCGCTCGCATTTTTGCTCTCGCGCCACGTGCTCAGGCAGAGTTAAAACCGAGGGCTTGACAAAAACGTTCATAGCAACGGACCCAAATGACCTTATTTTCGATTTCCCGCATCATTTCCCGTTCTAACGGACTGAGGTGGCCTTATTTCAGGTAAAGTAGGACAGTTCATCCCTAATTTCAATCAAATAAGAGCATCTGGGTCCGTTACATTCTCATGGCTGCTTATCTCATGCAAATAGCGTCACCTGGGTCCGTTAGCGAACGCAAAAAACGCCTGGGAGGCCTTGCCTCTCCCAGGCGGGTTTGTCGTCGCACCGCGCGGCAGCCCGCCACCGCGGTGCAGCCATTGGCCGCCGCAGACGCGTGCATCCGCGCTGCGCACGGGCATGGCGCCACGGCGCCGCGGGGTGCACAGCCCCCCGCGGCGCGGGCGCACCCTTACGCCTTGGCGGCCGGCCCATCGGCCGCCGCCGGCGCGCCGCCGCCCGCCCGCGCATCGCGCTGCGGCTCGGGCGTGGCGCCCCGAGCGCCGCGCGCCGCACGGGCGCTCGCGCGCGGGCGCAGCAGCTGCAGCAGCGAGAGCGGCTGCAGCCTTACTGCCGCCGGCGCCAGCTCGTCCGGCGCGAGAATCGCGCCGAGCTGGTGGTGATCGCCGGCGTAGATGGCGCGCTGGAGGAATTTGCTCTCGCCCGCGAGATTCTGCACCTCCAGCTTGCAAAAAGCCGGGTTGATCCGCAGCGCCGCATGCAGATCTTCCTTCGTGGGCACCGGCATGCCGTTGACCTTCACGATCGACTCGCCGGCCCGGATGCCCAGCTCTTCCGCCGGACTGCCCGGCAGCACCGCGAGCACCTTGAGTCCCCCTTGCGGATGGACAAACATCGGGCTGCGCTGCTGCTCCTCATAGCGGCTCAGCCAAATCAACGCTTCGTGCAGCCCAAACGCCGCGATTGCGGCCACCAGCATCAGCGGGCTCCACCACGCCGCAAGCAGCGCCAGCACGGTAATGACTGCACCATACCCCAGCAGTCGACCAGACGAAAGGCGCGCCTTATCCTTAGGCAGCATCCCCAACGTCATCTCCGAAAATCCGAGCACGATCGGCAGCCCCATCAGGCTAAAGCCGTCTTGCCATGCTTCCCCGCCAAACAATGGCGTCCACGGCAGGACCCCGCCCAACGTCTGCGCCGGGACGAGCAGGAACAGCGGCACCGGCCACAAGCTTTGCATTTGATACCCGCCGATCAGCTTGCCCCGTTTGCCTTCAAAAAACAACGGCCCCGCAAACGAAGCGCCCTGCCACCGGACCAACAGTCCCTCGGCCAAATGCAGCAGGCCGACCAGACAAAGCAATGCCGGAATATCCAGCTCCCGGACGACGCGAACGACGTCGCTCAGAACCGCAACCCCTGCCGTATCCGGGATCAGATTGAATACAAACTGGAGTACCCCCAGCAAGCCCACGGCGTAAGCGAGACACAAATAGCGGATGCGGAACAGCATCAGCACCAGCGTAACCACCCAAAGGCAGAGAATTCCCTCCATCGTCAGATTCATTCCGAGGAAGACGAAGACGACGGAAACCGCCAGCCCCGCCAGCAGCCCGCCAAGGGCGGTTCGCCAAGTCTGCAAGCCCCATCTGTGCAGGCGAACATGAAACAGACGGCGTTCCAGCACAACCTGTCTGCGATAGAGCAGCAGGATGACGATGATCGAGATATAGTAGAACGGCTGCAGCAATAGCTGCGCCCCTGCTTCCGCCAGACTCCACAATCCTTCCAGAATGAGATCCAAGAGGTATTCACGCTCCTTTTTTGGTGTATAAGTTCAAGCTTGTCATCTTGCCCTAGGAGTAATGATCGGTTTACCTATGTACTCCAACGAAATTCAGCAAAAAAGAGGGCCGCACATCAGCCCTCTAAGGGATTCGACATTCACTTCGCAATTTCCTTCCGCATGATCTCCAGCGCACGATTTAACTGCATGTCGTTTTTCGGATCGCGGATTTGTTGGATGATGCTGGCTTCCAAAGCCTCGGCGGTTTTCGCGTCCAGCACACCGTTTGCCGTAAGCTTCTGGTCTGTTTGGAACTTTTTCAGCGCCTTCTCGGTGTTTTTATCGAAATAACCGTCCTTCCGGCCCGGATTGTATCCGAGTCCGTCCAGCATCGTTTGGGCGCTTTTGATATCCTCACCGAGCATATCGTATTTGTACGTTTTTTCCTTATTGATCGGAGCTACCGTAAAATAGTCCGGCTGGGACACCTCAACATCCGGCTTGATCCCCTTCTTATGAATCCATTCGCCGTTTGGCGTCAGCCACTTGGCGATGGTGATCTTCAGCATGCTGCCGTCGCCCATTTCCTGACTATAGCTGGATTGCACCGTTCCTTTGCCGTAAGTCGTTTCACCGACCAGCTTCGCTCCTGCGGATTCCTGCAGGGCTCCGGCCAAAATCTCCGAGGCGCTTGCACTGCCCTTGTTGGTCAACACAGCGATCGGGTAGGATTTGCCGCTTCCCTTGGAAACCGACTGCTGCCGACGCTTATATTTATCCTCGATTTGGACGATGGCTTTCCCCTTCGGCACAAACTGCTCCGACATCGCCTCAACGACGTCCAGCACCCCGCCCGGGTTGTTACGCACATCGATGATCAAGCCCTTCATGCCCTGTTTCTCAAGGTTTTCCAGCTCTTTCTTGAAATGATCCGCCGTATTCAACGAAAACTCGGTCACCGTAATGACCCCGATTTTGCCATCCTTCATCTCGGCATAGACCGTTTCCAGCGCAATGTCATCACGGACGATCTCGAATTCCAGCGTATCCGCAACTCCCGCCCGTTTAACCTTCACCTTAGCCGTTGTGCCTTTCGGGCCGCGAATTTTGGCCACCGCCTCATTCAAGCTTAAGCCCTCAAACGACTCCCCGTTCACCGACAACAGGATATCCTTCGGTTGAATGCCAGCTTTTTCTGCAGGAGAGCCCTTGATCGGGGAAACAACGACGACATTGCCGTTCTCCATGGACACCTCTGCCCCAATTCCGGTAAAAGACCCCTCAATCTGCTCCGAGAATTGCTGCGCCGTATCCGGGGCCATGTATGAGGAGAATGGATCCTCCAGCGCATTCATCATCCCGTCAATCGCACCATCAATTAACTTGTTCGTATCCACGTCCTCGACGTAGTTTTTTTGGACAAGCTGCAACGCCGTCTCGATTTTTTTGATGTCTTGCTTCGAGCCGGTGCTGGCCGTGTCGGCAAAACTTCCGCTGCGCAGCG
This region includes:
- a CDS encoding PDZ domain-containing protein codes for the protein MDLILEGLWSLAEAGAQLLLQPFYYISIIVILLLYRRQVVLERRLFHVRLHRWGLQTWRTALGGLLAGLAVSVVFVFLGMNLTMEGILCLWVVTLVLMLFRIRYLCLAYAVGLLGVLQFVFNLIPDTAGVAVLSDVVRVVRELDIPALLCLVGLLHLAEGLLVRWQGASFAGPLFFEGKRGKLIGGYQMQSLWPVPLFLLVPAQTLGGVLPWTPLFGGEAWQDGFSLMGLPIVLGFSEMTLGMLPKDKARLSSGRLLGYGAVITVLALLAAWWSPLMLVAAIAAFGLHEALIWLSRYEEQQRSPMFVHPQGGLKVLAVLPGSPAEELGIRAGESIVKVNGMPVPTKEDLHAALRINPAFCKLEVQNLAGESKFLQRAIYAGDHHQLGAILAPDELAPAAVRLQPLSLLQLLRPRASARAARGARGATPEPQRDARAGGGAPAAADGPAAKA
- a CDS encoding flagellar motor protein MotB, which produces MRPSSKSGKINEPDVSTRESRRRARRSERNDAKDRWMITYADLITLLLIFFVMMYAMSRLDVEKYEVVTSSLQQTFKGGDSILELGSGITGTADRYSHKNPPASADSGSKQGEGQGTTGQADSSGQAPLTERELAFRKQEEELANLMKLIESYIKDNSLEDQIHVADLPQGISITLSDRFLFDTGKADLKSGSAKTLAKLASLFRQLDTVISIEGHTDNLPIVYASEFKDNWELSGARALSVLRFFVDKEKLDPQQFQYAGYADTRPAADNDTPEGRQKNRRVEITVLRQLQQ
- a CDS encoding S41 family peptidase, whose product is MFKGRTVALLVVAAMLVSSLLTLTLTGEWSFAGTGPLRSGSFADTASTGSKQDIKKIETALQLVQKNYVEDVDTNKLIDGAIDGMMNALEDPFSSYMAPDTAQQFSEQIEGSFTGIGAEVSMENGNVVVVSPIKGSPAEKAGIQPKDILLSVNGESFEGLSLNEAVAKIRGPKGTTAKVKVKRAGVADTLEFEIVRDDIALETVYAEMKDGKIGVITVTEFSLNTADHFKKELENLEKQGMKGLIIDVRNNPGGVLDVVEAMSEQFVPKGKAIVQIEDKYKRRQQSVSKGSGKSYPIAVLTNKGSASASEILAGALQESAGAKLVGETTYGKGTVQSSYSQEMGDGSMLKITIAKWLTPNGEWIHKKGIKPDVEVSQPDYFTVAPINKEKTYKYDMLGEDIKSAQTMLDGLGYNPGRKDGYFDKNTEKALKKFQTDQKLTANGVLDAKTAEALEASIIQQIRDPKNDMQLNRALEIMRKEIAK
- a CDS encoding IS110 family RNA-guided transposase, giving the protein MQSTTKFVGLDVSKEKISVAIADVSGEAPRYYGTIPHTPAALRKLIKELGAAETLSFCYEAGPTGYETYRWITSMGAHCVVIAPSLIPKRPGDQVKTDRRDAEQLARLYRAGELTPVYVPEREDEALRELVRAREAAKEDAHRARQRILKFLLRHQIEPPATIKRRWTKKYRVWLGQLTFPYESMHVAFSEMLHTLDEIEQRMGRLEKALVQQAATGSKASLIQALQSLRGIGLLTAITLAAEIGTFARFRSPAQLMAYLGLVPREYSTGLSTRRGSMTKAGNGRLRRTLVESAWSYRHRPAVKGDLAKRLDGMPADVQLLSWKAQERLHYKYRHLVFGKNKHKNVAVGAVARELIGFIWAVARTVEQPAAS